One region of Hymenobacter sediminicola genomic DNA includes:
- the purN gene encoding phosphoribosylglycinamide formyltransferase — MPTSALTSASGRNRPLPATGNHSTRKQRLAILLSGRGSNMVALVNAVQTGVLQDLAEVAVVFSNKPDAPGLETAAALGCPTASRSSQGRKRAEFDAEVVEALQTYQPDYVVLAGYMRILSPTFIRAFAGRILNIHPADTHQHQGLHAYEWAFDNHLPETKITVHLVDEGLDTGPILAQHAVDLQGATTLAEVERRGLAVEHRVYAETLAELIKKELHTAPVGASRVASSE, encoded by the coding sequence ATGCCTACATCCGCACTGACATCGGCCAGCGGCCGGAACCGACCCTTGCCGGCAACTGGTAACCATAGCACCCGCAAACAGCGCCTGGCCATTTTGCTGTCGGGCCGGGGCTCCAATATGGTGGCCCTGGTAAACGCCGTGCAAACAGGCGTGCTGCAGGACTTGGCCGAAGTAGCTGTAGTATTCAGCAATAAGCCCGATGCGCCCGGTCTGGAAACGGCGGCGGCTTTGGGCTGCCCTACGGCCAGCCGCAGCAGCCAGGGCCGCAAGCGGGCCGAGTTTGATGCCGAAGTGGTGGAGGCACTGCAAACGTATCAGCCCGACTACGTGGTGCTGGCCGGCTACATGCGGATTCTGTCGCCTACGTTCATCCGGGCGTTTGCGGGCCGCATCCTCAACATTCACCCCGCCGACACTCACCAGCACCAAGGCCTGCACGCCTACGAGTGGGCCTTCGACAACCACCTGCCCGAAACCAAAATCACGGTGCATCTGGTGGACGAAGGCCTCGACACCGGACCTATTTTGGCCCAGCACGCTGTTGACTTGCAGGGTGCCACCACCCTGGCCGAAGTAGAGCGCCGCGGCCTGGCTGTGGAGCACCGCGTGTACGCCGAAACCTTAGCGGAACTCATCAAAAAAGAACTTCATACTGCGCCTGTCGGAGCATCTCGCGTGGCGTCGTCTGAATAG
- the purD gene encoding phosphoribosylamine--glycine ligase, with translation MTNSTPIVLLGGGAREHAMAWKLTRDGATVHVLPGNAGIPNSHPEISATDFPAIKAFCEAQGVKLIVVGPEAPLAAGVTDFFQGSDIRVFGPGRAGATLESSKVWSKDFMRRHGVATALSWQFRSDKMDAARAKAAELNGDVVVKFDGLAAGKGVYVCSSVEEAHAALDELARLHSGWFSFLLEEKLTGPEISIIGITDGNRIRLLTPSQDHKQLLAGDQGPNTGGMGAYCPVPFADDNVLAAIRTDIIDPTLRGLQNEQFDFNGFLYFGIMLTPQGPKLLEYNTRLGDPEAEVLLPALESSLLELIEATLDGKLQQTVVRQRRGYYVGVVLASGGYPAASFPTGFPITGLDQLHPSILAFHGATKRTETGELVTNGGRVLVLVGHGEELEDAVAHVYRETERVNFQDAYIRTDIGQRPEPTLAGNW, from the coding sequence GTGACGAATTCAACACCCATAGTACTCCTCGGCGGCGGGGCCCGTGAACACGCCATGGCGTGGAAGCTGACCCGCGACGGCGCTACCGTGCACGTGCTGCCCGGCAACGCCGGCATCCCCAACAGCCACCCCGAAATCAGCGCCACCGACTTCCCGGCCATCAAAGCCTTCTGCGAAGCGCAGGGCGTGAAACTGATCGTGGTAGGGCCGGAGGCTCCTCTGGCGGCGGGCGTCACGGACTTCTTTCAGGGCTCCGATATCCGGGTGTTTGGGCCGGGGCGCGCCGGGGCTACGCTGGAAAGCTCTAAGGTGTGGAGCAAGGATTTCATGCGCCGCCACGGCGTAGCCACGGCCCTGTCCTGGCAGTTCCGCAGCGACAAGATGGACGCCGCCCGCGCCAAAGCCGCCGAGTTGAACGGCGACGTGGTGGTGAAATTCGACGGGCTGGCCGCCGGCAAAGGCGTGTATGTCTGCTCCTCGGTAGAAGAAGCCCACGCCGCCCTCGACGAGTTGGCCCGCCTGCACAGCGGCTGGTTCAGCTTCCTGCTCGAAGAAAAGCTCACCGGCCCTGAAATTAGCATCATCGGCATCACCGATGGCAACCGCATCCGGCTGCTGACGCCTTCCCAGGACCACAAGCAACTGCTGGCCGGCGACCAGGGCCCCAACACCGGCGGCATGGGTGCCTACTGCCCAGTCCCGTTCGCCGACGACAACGTGCTGGCCGCCATCCGCACCGATATCATCGACCCCACGCTACGCGGGCTGCAAAACGAGCAGTTCGACTTTAACGGCTTCCTGTACTTCGGTATCATGCTCACGCCGCAGGGCCCCAAGCTGCTGGAATACAACACCCGCCTCGGCGACCCCGAAGCCGAAGTCCTGTTACCCGCCCTGGAAAGCAGTTTGCTCGAGCTGATTGAAGCCACCCTCGACGGCAAGCTGCAGCAAACCGTGGTGCGCCAACGGCGTGGCTACTACGTGGGCGTGGTGCTGGCCTCGGGCGGCTATCCCGCCGCCAGCTTCCCCACCGGCTTCCCCATTACCGGCCTCGACCAGCTGCACCCCAGTATTCTGGCCTTCCACGGCGCCACCAAGCGCACTGAAACCGGCGAATTGGTAACCAATGGCGGCCGGGTGCTGGTGCTGGTCGGCCACGGCGAGGAACTGGAAGACGCGGTAGCCCACGTGTACCGCGAAACAGAACGAGTTAACTTCCAGGATGCCTACATCCGCACTGACATCGGCCAGCGGCCGGAACCGACCCTTGCCGGCAACTGGTAA
- a CDS encoding VOC family protein, whose product MKTLQLLLLLLLLTASSCWRSNFSEDKPDPIYAQHDTVVYTAKTEAELVKLIEWYNQFLGKETSERSEGYAVYKVGSIVVILTTSASYRQTKEPIFYWRLPNTADIEKDYARVEKISGTTIETILTDISTDANTAGKAIKKYVVIDPCGNKVGVVNNPIYPPTMSPEPEK is encoded by the coding sequence ATGAAAACGCTCCAGCTTCTGCTACTCCTGCTGCTCCTAACAGCCTCATCCTGCTGGCGCAGTAATTTTTCTGAGGATAAACCAGACCCTATTTATGCCCAGCATGATACGGTAGTTTACACAGCAAAGACAGAAGCCGAATTGGTGAAGCTGATAGAATGGTATAATCAGTTTCTGGGCAAAGAAACATCAGAGCGAAGTGAGGGATATGCTGTCTATAAAGTTGGTAGTATTGTAGTAATCTTAACTACAAGTGCCAGTTATCGCCAAACGAAAGAGCCTATTTTCTACTGGCGGCTACCTAACACAGCTGACATTGAAAAGGATTATGCGCGTGTAGAGAAAATAAGCGGCACTACGATAGAAACAATTCTGACAGATATCAGCACCGACGCTAATACAGCCGGAAAAGCAATAAAGAAATATGTCGTCATCGATCCATGCGGCAATAAAGTTGGTGTGGTAAATAACCCTATATATCCTCCTACAATGTCTCCTGAACCCGAGAAATAA
- a CDS encoding heavy-metal-associated domain-containing protein, whose protein sequence is MPTLKFKTSINCANCLRAVTPFLDAEPTVQKWNVDTDNPAKILTVEGANVIPEQVMKAVLQAGFDIEPVTA, encoded by the coding sequence ATGCCCACTCTGAAATTCAAAACCAGCATCAATTGCGCTAACTGCCTGCGCGCCGTCACGCCTTTCCTCGACGCCGAACCTACCGTGCAGAAGTGGAACGTAGACACCGATAACCCCGCCAAAATCCTGACTGTGGAAGGCGCAAACGTCATTCCGGAACAGGTGATGAAGGCTGTGTTGCAGGCCGGATTTGATATTGAGCCGGTAACAGCTTAG
- a CDS encoding AIR synthase-related protein codes for MSQTSADTNLKATAGYSIEEGNAASKNAYNWAQKTFSTRAGKPGEPAQDLAGGFSNEIRFGAERLGIGSDGIGTKIEVAERLDRYDTLGYDLIAMVADDLVVAGFIPTNLSNIIDVNTLNYEVVDELMRGLHDAAQFSQVAVTGGEIAELGNRIGGYPGAKMNFNWCSTAVGVLHPSLERPLSGANVRAGQAVVALRSPSFRSNGYSLARRALTKAFGEKWHEAPYTGADAAEMGQTWGEVMLAPSLIFSPGVAAVLDTSLPLHAAAHITGGGIADNFRRVLKNGVGAELDNLFAPLPAMQQLAELAGIMPTEAYLYWNMGNGMLLVTEPEQAEAVAETLRTHGYQAQVAGRITPETDVVLRVGAGELRYKA; via the coding sequence ATGAGCCAGACTTCCGCCGATACCAACCTCAAAGCCACCGCCGGCTACTCCATCGAAGAAGGCAACGCCGCTTCCAAGAACGCCTATAACTGGGCGCAGAAAACATTTAGCACCCGCGCTGGCAAGCCCGGTGAGCCGGCCCAAGACCTGGCGGGCGGCTTCTCCAACGAAATCCGGTTCGGGGCCGAGCGGCTGGGCATCGGCTCCGATGGTATCGGAACCAAGATTGAAGTGGCTGAGCGCCTGGACCGCTACGACACGTTGGGCTACGACCTGATTGCCATGGTGGCCGACGATTTGGTAGTGGCCGGTTTCATCCCCACCAACCTCTCCAATATCATCGACGTGAACACCCTCAACTACGAGGTGGTGGACGAGCTCATGCGCGGCCTGCACGACGCGGCCCAGTTCAGCCAGGTAGCCGTAACGGGCGGCGAAATTGCCGAGCTGGGCAACCGAATCGGCGGCTACCCCGGCGCGAAAATGAACTTCAACTGGTGCTCGACGGCCGTGGGCGTGCTGCACCCGAGCCTGGAGCGCCCTCTGAGCGGCGCCAACGTGCGCGCCGGCCAGGCCGTGGTGGCGCTTCGTTCCCCGTCCTTCCGCTCCAACGGTTACTCTCTGGCCCGCCGTGCTCTCACCAAAGCCTTCGGTGAGAAATGGCATGAGGCACCCTACACCGGCGCTGATGCTGCCGAAATGGGCCAGACCTGGGGCGAGGTAATGCTGGCCCCCTCGCTCATCTTCTCGCCGGGCGTGGCGGCGGTGCTGGATACCAGCCTGCCCCTGCACGCAGCCGCGCACATCACCGGCGGCGGCATTGCCGACAACTTCCGGCGCGTGCTCAAGAATGGGGTCGGTGCGGAACTAGATAACCTGTTTGCGCCCCTGCCCGCTATGCAGCAGCTGGCCGAGTTGGCCGGCATCATGCCCACCGAAGCCTATCTCTACTGGAACATGGGCAACGGTATGCTGCTCGTAACGGAGCCCGAGCAGGCCGAAGCCGTAGCCGAAACCCTGCGCACCCACGGCTACCAGGCCCAGGTAGCCGGCCGCATCACCCCAGAAACCGATGTGGTATTGCGCGTAGGAGCCGGCGAGTTGCGCTATAAGGCGTAG
- a CDS encoding ATP-binding protein: MHSSRAILLLLALGMLCIGPGHAQNRAVDSLRHLLRTQARADTTRVRRLHALVLQLASTDAPQALHLSRQALGLSQQVADTAGIGRSLLWLSILHRRLAAYDSARVYTRQAQELFERSHDHRREARACLELSLIDLQQSNLTAALAWALRGLPLAEKSNDLATQTQLRATLGSIYWKIGDYEGAKLVLTKALEDGRKLDDQQVVAAVLNSLGSTYQQQQNWPQALYYFRRAVSVSRRMSDTQNQLVNEIGMAEVYSQQGNAARALRHGQRARKLVRATSDGFNLPAVEILLARAYLLLHQPDSAIALARHGMQLSQKNRSNGNLSDATEILAQAYADVGNYQEAYRFQRLFAAYQDTLAGEATQRKTSALRYGYELDKKQNQIELLTKTRQLQEQKSARQRQQMYGLWAGLAGAVLMAGLLWRNVYIKQRANRHLNEKNAQIASQRDDLTRALTELKAAQNQLIQREKMASLGELTAGIAHEIQNPLNFVNNFSEVSTELVEEFMDGPWQQLPEAEKAYATELLESLTQNLQKITQHGQRADNIVKGMLQHSHASAGHRELTDLNTLVAEHLSLAYQSFRAKNKSFGATLVSDLDALMPKLNVVPQDIGRVMLNLCTNAFYALQERQALGQSDYTPELIIHTKRLSQQVQIRVQDNGTGMSEEIQQKIFQPFFTTKPPGEGTGLGLSLSYDIIVKGHDGTFSVTSQEGQGTEVTICLPL, encoded by the coding sequence ATGCACAGCTCCCGCGCCATACTACTACTTTTGGCACTGGGAATGCTCTGCATCGGGCCCGGCCACGCCCAGAACCGTGCGGTTGACAGTTTGCGGCACCTGTTGCGCACTCAAGCCCGCGCCGATACAACGCGGGTGCGGCGTTTGCACGCCTTGGTATTGCAGCTAGCCTCTACCGATGCGCCCCAAGCCCTTCATCTGAGCCGGCAGGCACTGGGCTTATCGCAGCAGGTAGCCGACACAGCCGGTATCGGGCGCAGCTTGTTGTGGCTGAGCATCCTGCACCGACGGCTCGCGGCTTACGACTCTGCGCGAGTATACACGAGGCAGGCACAGGAACTGTTTGAGCGTAGCCACGACCACCGCCGCGAAGCCCGGGCCTGCCTGGAACTGAGCCTCATTGATTTGCAGCAGAGCAACCTCACCGCCGCGCTGGCCTGGGCGCTACGGGGCCTGCCGCTGGCCGAAAAAAGCAACGACCTAGCCACCCAAACCCAGTTGCGAGCTACGTTGGGCAGCATCTACTGGAAAATTGGGGACTACGAAGGGGCTAAATTAGTCCTCACCAAAGCCCTCGAAGACGGCCGCAAGCTCGATGACCAGCAAGTAGTGGCAGCCGTGCTCAATAGCCTTGGCAGCACCTACCAGCAACAGCAGAACTGGCCCCAAGCACTGTACTACTTTCGGCGGGCGGTGTCCGTGAGCCGGCGCATGAGTGATACGCAGAACCAGCTGGTCAACGAAATTGGAATGGCCGAGGTGTATAGCCAACAGGGCAACGCGGCCCGGGCCTTGCGGCATGGTCAGCGCGCCCGAAAACTGGTTCGGGCAACCAGTGATGGGTTCAACCTGCCGGCAGTAGAGATACTGCTGGCGCGTGCCTACCTGCTCCTGCACCAACCTGACAGTGCTATTGCACTGGCGCGCCATGGCATGCAGCTCAGCCAAAAAAACCGCAGCAATGGCAACCTCAGCGACGCCACCGAAATTCTGGCCCAGGCATACGCCGACGTCGGCAACTACCAGGAAGCCTACCGCTTCCAACGGCTGTTTGCTGCTTATCAGGACACGTTGGCGGGCGAGGCGACCCAGCGCAAAACCAGCGCCTTGCGCTACGGGTACGAGCTGGACAAAAAGCAAAACCAGATTGAGCTGCTGACCAAAACCCGCCAGCTACAGGAGCAAAAAAGTGCCCGCCAGCGGCAGCAGATGTATGGCTTGTGGGCGGGACTAGCGGGGGCCGTACTGATGGCGGGCCTATTGTGGCGCAACGTCTATATAAAGCAGCGCGCTAACCGCCACCTCAACGAGAAGAACGCCCAGATTGCCAGCCAGCGCGACGACCTGACACGCGCCTTAACGGAGCTAAAAGCTGCGCAAAACCAGCTTATTCAGCGGGAGAAAATGGCGAGCTTAGGCGAGCTTACGGCAGGCATTGCGCATGAAATCCAGAATCCACTCAACTTCGTCAACAACTTTTCCGAAGTCAGTACTGAACTCGTGGAGGAATTTATGGACGGACCGTGGCAGCAGCTTCCCGAAGCTGAAAAAGCCTATGCCACCGAGCTACTGGAAAGCCTGACGCAGAATCTGCAGAAGATAACACAGCACGGCCAGCGGGCCGACAATATTGTGAAGGGTATGCTGCAGCACTCGCACGCCAGCGCCGGCCACCGCGAGCTTACTGACCTGAATACGCTGGTAGCCGAGCACTTGTCGCTGGCCTACCAAAGCTTCCGGGCCAAAAACAAGTCGTTTGGCGCCACGTTGGTTTCTGACTTGGATGCCCTGATGCCGAAGCTGAACGTAGTGCCGCAGGACATCGGCCGGGTGATGCTCAACCTGTGCACCAACGCTTTTTATGCGCTGCAGGAGCGCCAGGCGCTAGGCCAATCCGACTACACGCCGGAATTGATAATTCACACAAAGCGCCTAAGCCAGCAGGTCCAGATTCGGGTGCAGGACAATGGCACCGGCATGAGTGAGGAAATACAGCAGAAAATCTTCCAGCCTTTCTTCACTACCAAGCCACCCGGCGAAGGCACCGGCCTGGGTCTGTCGCTCAGCTACGACATTATCGTGAAAGGGCACGATGGCACGTTCAGCGTCACGAGCCAGGAAGGCCAGGGTACGGAAGTAACTATTTGTCTGCCGCTTTGA
- the purF gene encoding amidophosphoribosyltransferase — translation MCGIVGFYGPDDVAHDIVFGLTALQHRGQDAAGIATFDENFHLCKGNGLISDVFKPKQLKKLKGNIGIGHARYTTQGSGDAELAQPFTTSYPFGLSMVHNGNVINFRSAAKRLHEKYHVLPKTSNDLELIMYTFASELRLKNLDALSVVDIFDAVETTQELVKGAYATITIIAGHGLLAFNDPLGIRPLVLGRRETERGPVFAFASESTCFDYLGFEFVENVGPGQAVFIDKNFKVHHKNQQEQPKNFCVFEHIYFAREDSTIHGRLVARERVRLGKMLARKVIESGIQPDMVIDVPSSGYFSASGLAEAIGVPYRRALVKNNHMGRSFIVSSQAGREDIVKKKLNPIREFVEGKKVAVVDDSIVRGTTSRRIVRILREAGAAEVYFISSAPPIIAPCIYGIDMAMSTELIAANYTEEEICRYIEADKVIYQSVEDLQELFAEDKGHGGSCFACFTGNYPTGDVTKYLRHIQEERQSHRSDKKGSDVIPSVSAKAPEPTEH, via the coding sequence ATGTGCGGAATAGTAGGTTTTTACGGTCCTGATGACGTTGCGCACGATATCGTGTTCGGCCTCACCGCGCTCCAGCACCGCGGCCAGGACGCGGCCGGTATTGCCACCTTCGACGAGAACTTTCACCTCTGCAAGGGCAACGGCCTCATCTCCGACGTGTTCAAGCCCAAGCAGCTCAAGAAGTTGAAGGGCAACATCGGCATCGGCCACGCGCGCTACACCACCCAGGGTTCCGGCGACGCCGAGTTGGCCCAGCCGTTTACCACCAGCTACCCGTTTGGGCTCTCGATGGTGCACAACGGCAACGTCATCAACTTCCGCTCGGCTGCCAAGCGCCTGCACGAGAAGTACCACGTGCTGCCCAAAACCAGCAACGACCTGGAACTGATCATGTACACCTTCGCTTCGGAGCTGCGCCTGAAAAACCTCGATGCGCTGTCGGTGGTGGATATTTTCGATGCCGTAGAGACGACGCAGGAGCTGGTGAAGGGCGCCTACGCTACCATCACCATCATTGCCGGGCACGGCCTGCTGGCCTTCAACGATCCGCTGGGTATCCGGCCATTGGTGCTGGGCCGCCGCGAAACGGAACGCGGCCCCGTTTTCGCCTTCGCCTCGGAAAGTACCTGCTTTGATTATCTGGGTTTCGAGTTCGTGGAAAACGTAGGCCCCGGCCAGGCGGTGTTCATCGACAAGAACTTTAAGGTGCACCACAAAAACCAGCAGGAGCAGCCCAAAAACTTCTGTGTGTTTGAGCACATCTACTTCGCCCGCGAAGATTCCACCATCCACGGCCGGCTGGTGGCGCGCGAGCGGGTGCGGCTAGGCAAGATGCTGGCCCGCAAGGTTATCGAATCAGGCATTCAGCCCGATATGGTGATTGATGTGCCGTCGTCGGGCTATTTCTCGGCCTCTGGTTTGGCCGAAGCTATTGGGGTGCCCTACCGCCGGGCGCTGGTTAAGAACAATCACATGGGCCGCTCCTTCATCGTGAGCAGCCAGGCCGGCCGCGAGGATATCGTGAAGAAAAAGCTGAACCCCATTCGGGAGTTTGTGGAAGGCAAGAAAGTGGCCGTGGTGGACGACAGCATCGTGCGTGGTACTACGTCGCGGCGCATTGTGCGCATTCTGCGCGAGGCCGGCGCGGCTGAGGTGTACTTCATCAGCAGCGCCCCGCCCATCATTGCGCCCTGTATCTACGGCATTGATATGGCCATGAGCACTGAGCTGATTGCGGCCAACTACACCGAAGAAGAAATCTGCCGCTACATTGAGGCCGACAAAGTGATTTACCAATCGGTGGAGGATTTGCAGGAGTTGTTTGCGGAGGACAAAGGTCACGGCGGCTCTTGCTTTGCCTGCTTCACCGGCAACTACCCCACCGGCGACGTGACCAAGTACCTGCGCCATATCCAGGAGGAGCGCCAAAGCCACCGCTCCGACAAGAAAGGCTCTGATGTCATTCCGTCCGTCAGCGCCAAAGCCCCCGAGCCTACCGAGCACTAA
- a CDS encoding nuclear transport factor 2 family protein, which translates to MESSQAKKLVIDYIEAYNRFDVAGMLAPLHDEVIFRNVTGGEVSLTIHGKAEFQVQAEQARQYFSQREQRVTNWQITDNHVEVLIDYSAVAAIDLPNGLKAGDTLQLQGKSVFLFSAGKISAIDDIS; encoded by the coding sequence ATGGAGTCCTCGCAGGCGAAAAAGCTGGTAATCGATTACATCGAAGCGTATAACCGCTTTGATGTGGCCGGTATGCTGGCGCCGTTGCACGACGAGGTGATATTTCGGAACGTAACCGGCGGCGAAGTCAGCCTGACCATCCACGGTAAGGCAGAGTTCCAGGTGCAGGCCGAGCAAGCCAGGCAGTATTTCTCTCAACGGGAGCAGCGGGTCACCAACTGGCAGATAACCGATAACCACGTGGAAGTGCTCATTGACTACTCAGCCGTGGCGGCTATAGATTTGCCTAACGGCCTGAAAGCGGGCGATACGCTGCAACTGCAGGGTAAGTCGGTGTTCCTGTTTTCCGCCGGAAAAATTAGTGCCATTGACGATATTAGTTAG
- a CDS encoding YitT family protein codes for MIFDQPVSPPAQARKLAHQLDLPTSSTGPAPGTLLASSASQLGQKVLQFVLLLAGVFSAALGLKGFLLPNEFIDGGVTGISMLVSHVTGISLSALILLINIPFVILGYYQLGSAFALKTLLTITALAGALMVVSFPALTQDKLLIAVFGGFFLGAGIGLAMRGGGVLDGTEILAVYISRKLPGSIGDIIMIINIIIFGVAAWLLSVETALYSILAYLSAAKTVDFILVGIEEYTSLTIISFHSNEIRQLITDKLHRGATVYECTQGFGSHGHQRLKVEAVFTVVTRLEVISLTKAIHAIDPQAFVVMQSVSDTRGGLIKKRALH; via the coding sequence ATGATATTTGATCAACCTGTTTCCCCACCGGCCCAAGCCCGTAAGCTGGCTCATCAGTTGGATTTGCCCACTTCGTCTACTGGGCCCGCACCCGGCACGCTTCTGGCCTCTTCTGCTTCGCAGCTTGGGCAGAAGGTGCTGCAGTTTGTGCTTCTATTGGCGGGTGTGTTTTCGGCAGCGCTGGGCCTGAAAGGGTTTCTGCTGCCGAACGAGTTCATTGATGGCGGCGTCACGGGCATCTCTATGCTGGTCAGCCACGTCACGGGCATTTCGCTGTCGGCCCTGATTCTGCTGATAAATATTCCTTTCGTTATTCTGGGGTACTACCAGTTGGGTTCGGCGTTTGCGCTCAAAACCCTACTCACTATCACGGCACTGGCCGGTGCTCTGATGGTCGTATCATTTCCGGCCCTCACGCAGGACAAGCTGCTGATTGCCGTGTTTGGCGGCTTCTTCTTGGGGGCGGGCATCGGGCTGGCTATGCGGGGCGGCGGCGTGCTCGATGGTACCGAAATTCTGGCCGTGTATATCAGCCGCAAGCTTCCGGGCTCCATTGGTGATATCATTATGATAATCAACATCATAATATTCGGGGTGGCTGCCTGGCTTTTGTCAGTCGAAACGGCTCTGTATTCGATATTGGCGTATCTGTCGGCAGCCAAAACAGTTGATTTTATCCTGGTTGGCATCGAAGAATACACCAGCCTGACCATCATTTCCTTTCACAGCAATGAAATCCGGCAACTGATAACCGACAAGCTGCACCGCGGCGCAACGGTGTATGAATGTACGCAGGGGTTCGGTTCGCATGGGCACCAGCGGCTCAAGGTAGAGGCCGTTTTTACAGTCGTGACGCGGCTGGAAGTCATTAGTCTAACTAAGGCAATCCACGCCATTGACCCGCAGGCATTCGTCGTGATGCAGAGCGTCAGCGACACGCGCGGTGGCCTCATAAAGAAAAGAGCCCTGCATTAG